One Solanum lycopersicum chromosome 2, SLM_r2.1 genomic region harbors:
- the LOC101263784 gene encoding small ribosomal subunit protein mL103 (rPPR7) → MSSSISLRLARHLSTSAAAAATTATAAASSIAGATISISKAKSKLKSEHDPDKALKIYSSVSNHYTSPLSSRYAQEYTVKRLAKSHRFSDIEAFLESHKDDKKITQEPFLSSIIRSYGLAGMFDQALKTYLQMDDLGTPRSAVSFNVLLSACVNSKFYDRVPQLFDEMPKKHGFLPDKVSYGVLIRSYCEMGKPELAMEKLKEMEEKGVEITAVTFTTILNSLYKGGRCDEAEKVWNEMAKRGCGPDVGAYNVKIMNFQGGDPEGVKVLIEEMSNVGLKPDTISYNYLMSCYCRNGMMDEAEKVYEDLETKGCNPNASTFRTLIFYLCKNEQFETGYKVFRESVRANKIPDVNTLKYLVHGLAKSSKVKEAKEMIRTMKKKFPANVVKVWTKIEEELGLAKVELGDIKSNESNVAQ, encoded by the coding sequence ATGTCTTCTTCCATTTCCCTGCGCCTGGCGCGCCACCTCTCAACCTCGGCCGCCGCCGCCGCCACCACCGCCACCGCCGCTGCTTCTTCAATAGCCGGCGCGACCATCTCTATCTCCAAAGCAAAATCCAAGCTAAAGTCTGAGCACGATCCAGACAAAGCACTAAAGATTTACTCCTCTGTTTCTAACCATTACACTTCCCCTTTATCCTCCCGTTATGCACAAGAATACACAGTCAAACGCCTCGCTAAATCCCATCGTTTCTCCGACATCGAAGCTTTTCTCGAGTCTCACAAGGATGACAAAAAAATTACCCAGGAACCCTTCCTTTCCTCTATTATTCGTTCGTACGGATTAGCTGGAATGTTTGATCAGGCGCTTAAAACTTATCTTCAAATGGACGATTTAGGTACCCCTAGATCAGCAGTTTCGTTCAACGTGCTTCTTTCAGCTTGTGTGAACTCCAAATTTTATGATCGCGTTCCCCAGCTGTTTGATGAAATGCCAAAGAAGCATGGATTCTTACCTGACAAAGTTTCATATGGTGTATTGATCAGGTCTTACTGTGAAATGGGGAAGCCTGAATTGGCAATGGAGAAACTTAAGGAAATGGAAGAGAAAGGTGTTGAAATTACAGCTGTTACTTTCACAACCATATTGAACTCATTGTACAAGGGAGGAAGGTGTGATGAGGCTGAGAAGGTTTGGAATGAGATGGCGAAGAGAGGTTGCGGTCCGGATGTTGGTGCTTACAATGTAAAGATTATGAACTTTCAGGGTGGTGATCCTGAAGGAGTGAAGGTTTTGATTGAGGAAATGAGCAATGTAGGCTTAAAACCCGACACGATCAGTTACAATTACTTGATGTCTTGTTACTGTAGGAATGGGATGATGGATGAAGCTGAGAAAGTTTATGAGGATTTGGAGACAAAGGGGTGCAATCCAAATGCTTCAACTTTTAGAACTTTGATATTCTATTTGTGTAAGAATGAACAGTTCGAGACGGGGTATAAAGTGTTCAGAGAAAGTGTGAGAGCAAACAAGATTCCGGATGTCAATACACTCAAGTACTTGGTTCATGGTTTGGCGAAGAGTTCAAAGGTgaaagaagcaaaagaaatgATCAGGACAATGAAGAAGAAGTTCCCTGCTAATGTGGTGAAAGTTTGGACCAAGATAGAGGAGGAGCTTGGTTTGGCTAAAGTCGAACTCGGTGATATCAAGTCTAATGAGAGTAATGTTGCGCAGTAA